In Anas acuta chromosome 5, bAnaAcu1.1, whole genome shotgun sequence, a single window of DNA contains:
- the CELF1 gene encoding CUGBP Elav-like family member 1 isoform X3 — protein MNGTLDHPDQPDLDAIKMFVGQVPRSWCEKDLRELFEQYGAVYEINVLRDRSQNPPQSKGCCFVTFYTRKAALEAQNALHNMKILPGMHHPIQMKPADSEKNNVEDRKLFIGMISKKCNENDIRVMFSPFGQIEECRILRGPDGLSRGCAFVTFTTRAMAQTAIKAMHQAQTMEGCSSPIVVKFADTQKDKEQKRIAQQLQQQMQQISAASVWGNLAGLNTLGPQYLALYLQLLQQTAAASSGNLNTLSSLHPMGGLNAMQLQNLAALAAAASAAQNTPSGTAALTSSSSPLSVLTSSAGSSPSSSSSSSVNPMASLGALQTLAGATAGLNVSSLAGMAALNGGLGSGGLSNGTGSTMEALTQAYSGIQQYAAAALPTLYNQSLLTQQSIGAAGSQKEGPEGANLFIYHLPQEFGDQDLLQMFMPFGNVVSAKVFIDKQTNLSKCFGFVSYDNPVSAQAAIQSMNGFQIGMKRLKVQLKRSKNDSKPY, from the exons atgaatggcaCACTGGATCACCCAGACCAACCTGATCTAGATGCTATCAAGATGTTTGTGGGTCAGGTCCCACGGAGCTGGTGTGAGAAAGATCTAAGAGAACTTTTTGAACAGTATGGTGCTGTCTATGAAATCAATGTCTTGCGGGACAGGAGCCAAAACCCCCCTCAAAGCAAAG GGTGCTGTTTTGTTACGTTTTATACCCGTAAAGCTGCACTAGAAGCACAGAATGCTCTTCACAACATGAAGATTCTCCCAGGG atgcACCATCCTATCCAGATGAAACCAGCTGACAGTGAAAAGAATAATG TAGAAGATAGGAAGTTGTTTATTGGAATGATATCCAAGAAGTGCAATGAAAACGATATCCGAGTGATGTTCTCCCCCTTTGGGCAGATTGAAGAATGCAGGATATTACGGGGCCCCGATGGCCTGAGCCGAG GTTGTGCATTTGTGACTTTTACAACAAGAGCCATGGCACAAACAGCAATCAAAGCAATGCACCAAGCACAAACCATGGAG GGTtgctcttctcccattgtgGTAAAATTTGCAGACACACAAAAGGACAAAGAGCAAAAACGAATTGCTCAGCAACTCCAGCAACAAATGCAACAGATCAGTGCTGCCTCAGTATGGGGAAACCTGGCTGGTCTCAACACACTTGGACCCCAATACTTAGCA CTTTATTTGCAGCTCCTTCAGCAGACAGCAGCTGCCTCATCTGGAAACCTGAACACATTGAGCAGCCTCCACCCAATGGGAG GACTGAATGCGATGCAGTTGCAGAACCTGGCTGCATTAGCAGCTGCAGCCAGTGCAGCTCAGAATACACCAAGTGGCACCGCTGCACTCACTTCCTCCAGCAGTCCCCTGAGTGTGCTCACCAGCTCAG CAGGTTCTTCACCTAGCTCCAGTAGCAGCTCCTCTGTTAATCCCATGGCTTCTCTTGGAGCACTGCAGACACTGGCAGGGGCTACAGCAGGCCTGAATGTTAGCTCTCTAGCAG GAATGGCAGCCTTAAATGGAGGACTTGGCAGTGGTGGTCTCTCAAATGGGACAGGTAGCACAATGGAAGCCCTCACGCAGGCTTATTCTGGAATCCAGCaatatgctgctgctgcattgcCCACGCTCTATAACCAGAGTCTCTTAACACAACAAAGTATTGGTGCAGCAGGAAGTCAAAAAGAAG GTCCAGAGGGAGCCAATCTGTTTATCTACCATCTCCCCCAGGAGTTTGGGGATCAGGATCTTCTTCAGATGTTCATGCCATTTGGAAATGTCGTCTCTGCCAAGGTTTTCATTGATAAGCAGACCAATCTAAGCAAGTGTTTTG
- the CELF1 gene encoding CUGBP Elav-like family member 1 isoform X4, which translates to MNGTLDHPDQPDLDAIKMFVGQVPRSWCEKDLRELFEQYGAVYEINVLRDRSQNPPQSKGCCFVTFYTRKAALEAQNALHNMKILPGMHHPIQMKPADSEKNNVEDRKLFIGMISKKCNENDIRVMFSPFGQIEECRILRGPDGLSRGCAFVTFTTRAMAQTAIKAMHQAQTMEGCSSPIVVKFADTQKDKEQKRIAQQLQQQMQQISAASVWGNLAGLNTLGPQYLALYLQLLQQTAAASSGNLNTLSSLHPMGGLNAMQLQNLAALAAAASAAQNTPSGTAALTSSSSPLSVLTSSGSSPSSSSSSSVNPMASLGALQTLAGATAGLNVSSLAGMAALNGGLGSGGLSNGTGSTMEALTQAYSGIQQYAAAALPTLYNQSLLTQQSIGAAGSQKEGPEGANLFIYHLPQEFGDQDLLQMFMPFGNVVSAKVFIDKQTNLSKCFGFVSYDNPVSAQAAIQSMNGFQIGMKRLKVQLKRSKNDSKPY; encoded by the exons atgaatggcaCACTGGATCACCCAGACCAACCTGATCTAGATGCTATCAAGATGTTTGTGGGTCAGGTCCCACGGAGCTGGTGTGAGAAAGATCTAAGAGAACTTTTTGAACAGTATGGTGCTGTCTATGAAATCAATGTCTTGCGGGACAGGAGCCAAAACCCCCCTCAAAGCAAAG GGTGCTGTTTTGTTACGTTTTATACCCGTAAAGCTGCACTAGAAGCACAGAATGCTCTTCACAACATGAAGATTCTCCCAGGG atgcACCATCCTATCCAGATGAAACCAGCTGACAGTGAAAAGAATAATG TAGAAGATAGGAAGTTGTTTATTGGAATGATATCCAAGAAGTGCAATGAAAACGATATCCGAGTGATGTTCTCCCCCTTTGGGCAGATTGAAGAATGCAGGATATTACGGGGCCCCGATGGCCTGAGCCGAG GTTGTGCATTTGTGACTTTTACAACAAGAGCCATGGCACAAACAGCAATCAAAGCAATGCACCAAGCACAAACCATGGAG GGTtgctcttctcccattgtgGTAAAATTTGCAGACACACAAAAGGACAAAGAGCAAAAACGAATTGCTCAGCAACTCCAGCAACAAATGCAACAGATCAGTGCTGCCTCAGTATGGGGAAACCTGGCTGGTCTCAACACACTTGGACCCCAATACTTAGCA CTTTATTTGCAGCTCCTTCAGCAGACAGCAGCTGCCTCATCTGGAAACCTGAACACATTGAGCAGCCTCCACCCAATGGGAG GACTGAATGCGATGCAGTTGCAGAACCTGGCTGCATTAGCAGCTGCAGCCAGTGCAGCTCAGAATACACCAAGTGGCACCGCTGCACTCACTTCCTCCAGCAGTCCCCTGAGTGTGCTCACCAGCTCAG GTTCTTCACCTAGCTCCAGTAGCAGCTCCTCTGTTAATCCCATGGCTTCTCTTGGAGCACTGCAGACACTGGCAGGGGCTACAGCAGGCCTGAATGTTAGCTCTCTAGCAG GAATGGCAGCCTTAAATGGAGGACTTGGCAGTGGTGGTCTCTCAAATGGGACAGGTAGCACAATGGAAGCCCTCACGCAGGCTTATTCTGGAATCCAGCaatatgctgctgctgcattgcCCACGCTCTATAACCAGAGTCTCTTAACACAACAAAGTATTGGTGCAGCAGGAAGTCAAAAAGAAG GTCCAGAGGGAGCCAATCTGTTTATCTACCATCTCCCCCAGGAGTTTGGGGATCAGGATCTTCTTCAGATGTTCATGCCATTTGGAAATGTCGTCTCTGCCAAGGTTTTCATTGATAAGCAGACCAATCTAAGCAAGTGTTTTG
- the CELF1 gene encoding CUGBP Elav-like family member 1 isoform X2 — translation MNGTLDHPDQPDLDAIKMFVGQVPRSWCEKDLRELFEQYGAVYEINVLRDRSQNPPQSKGCCFVTFYTRKAALEAQNALHNMKILPGMHHPIQMKPADSEKNNAVEDRKLFIGMISKKCNENDIRVMFSPFGQIEECRILRGPDGLSRGCAFVTFTTRAMAQTAIKAMHQAQTMEGCSSPIVVKFADTQKDKEQKRIAQQLQQQMQQISAASVWGNLAGLNTLGPQYLALYLQLLQQTAAASSGNLNTLSSLHPMGGLNAMQLQNLAALAAAASAAQNTPSGTAALTSSSSPLSVLTSSGSSPSSSSSSSVNPMASLGALQTLAGATAGLNVSSLAGMAALNGGLGSGGLSNGTGSTMEALTQAYSGIQQYAAAALPTLYNQSLLTQQSIGAAGSQKEGPEGANLFIYHLPQEFGDQDLLQMFMPFGNVVSAKVFIDKQTNLSKCFGFVSYDNPVSAQAAIQSMNGFQIGMKRLKVQLKRSKNDSKPY, via the exons atgaatggcaCACTGGATCACCCAGACCAACCTGATCTAGATGCTATCAAGATGTTTGTGGGTCAGGTCCCACGGAGCTGGTGTGAGAAAGATCTAAGAGAACTTTTTGAACAGTATGGTGCTGTCTATGAAATCAATGTCTTGCGGGACAGGAGCCAAAACCCCCCTCAAAGCAAAG GGTGCTGTTTTGTTACGTTTTATACCCGTAAAGCTGCACTAGAAGCACAGAATGCTCTTCACAACATGAAGATTCTCCCAGGG atgcACCATCCTATCCAGATGAAACCAGCTGACAGTGAAAAGAATAATG CAGTAGAAGATAGGAAGTTGTTTATTGGAATGATATCCAAGAAGTGCAATGAAAACGATATCCGAGTGATGTTCTCCCCCTTTGGGCAGATTGAAGAATGCAGGATATTACGGGGCCCCGATGGCCTGAGCCGAG GTTGTGCATTTGTGACTTTTACAACAAGAGCCATGGCACAAACAGCAATCAAAGCAATGCACCAAGCACAAACCATGGAG GGTtgctcttctcccattgtgGTAAAATTTGCAGACACACAAAAGGACAAAGAGCAAAAACGAATTGCTCAGCAACTCCAGCAACAAATGCAACAGATCAGTGCTGCCTCAGTATGGGGAAACCTGGCTGGTCTCAACACACTTGGACCCCAATACTTAGCA CTTTATTTGCAGCTCCTTCAGCAGACAGCAGCTGCCTCATCTGGAAACCTGAACACATTGAGCAGCCTCCACCCAATGGGAG GACTGAATGCGATGCAGTTGCAGAACCTGGCTGCATTAGCAGCTGCAGCCAGTGCAGCTCAGAATACACCAAGTGGCACCGCTGCACTCACTTCCTCCAGCAGTCCCCTGAGTGTGCTCACCAGCTCAG GTTCTTCACCTAGCTCCAGTAGCAGCTCCTCTGTTAATCCCATGGCTTCTCTTGGAGCACTGCAGACACTGGCAGGGGCTACAGCAGGCCTGAATGTTAGCTCTCTAGCAG GAATGGCAGCCTTAAATGGAGGACTTGGCAGTGGTGGTCTCTCAAATGGGACAGGTAGCACAATGGAAGCCCTCACGCAGGCTTATTCTGGAATCCAGCaatatgctgctgctgcattgcCCACGCTCTATAACCAGAGTCTCTTAACACAACAAAGTATTGGTGCAGCAGGAAGTCAAAAAGAAG GTCCAGAGGGAGCCAATCTGTTTATCTACCATCTCCCCCAGGAGTTTGGGGATCAGGATCTTCTTCAGATGTTCATGCCATTTGGAAATGTCGTCTCTGCCAAGGTTTTCATTGATAAGCAGACCAATCTAAGCAAGTGTTTTG
- the CELF1 gene encoding CUGBP Elav-like family member 1 isoform X5, which produces MNGTLDHPDQPDLDAIKMFVGQVPRSWCEKDLRELFEQYGAVYEINVLRDRSQNPPQSKGCCFVTFYTRKAALEAQNALHNMKILPGMHHPIQMKPADSEKNNAVEDRKLFIGMISKKCNENDIRVMFSPFGQIEECRILRGPDGLSRGCAFVTFTTRAMAQTAIKAMHQAQTMEGCSSPIVVKFADTQKDKEQKRIAQQLQQQMQQISAASVWGNLAGLNTLGPQYLALLQQTAAASSGNLNTLSSLHPMGGLNAMQLQNLAALAAAASAAQNTPSGTAALTSSSSPLSVLTSSAGSSPSSSSSSSVNPMASLGALQTLAGATAGLNVSSLAGMAALNGGLGSGGLSNGTGSTMEALTQAYSGIQQYAAAALPTLYNQSLLTQQSIGAAGSQKEGPEGANLFIYHLPQEFGDQDLLQMFMPFGNVVSAKVFIDKQTNLSKCFGFVSYDNPVSAQAAIQSMNGFQIGMKRLKVQLKRSKNDSKPY; this is translated from the exons atgaatggcaCACTGGATCACCCAGACCAACCTGATCTAGATGCTATCAAGATGTTTGTGGGTCAGGTCCCACGGAGCTGGTGTGAGAAAGATCTAAGAGAACTTTTTGAACAGTATGGTGCTGTCTATGAAATCAATGTCTTGCGGGACAGGAGCCAAAACCCCCCTCAAAGCAAAG GGTGCTGTTTTGTTACGTTTTATACCCGTAAAGCTGCACTAGAAGCACAGAATGCTCTTCACAACATGAAGATTCTCCCAGGG atgcACCATCCTATCCAGATGAAACCAGCTGACAGTGAAAAGAATAATG CAGTAGAAGATAGGAAGTTGTTTATTGGAATGATATCCAAGAAGTGCAATGAAAACGATATCCGAGTGATGTTCTCCCCCTTTGGGCAGATTGAAGAATGCAGGATATTACGGGGCCCCGATGGCCTGAGCCGAG GTTGTGCATTTGTGACTTTTACAACAAGAGCCATGGCACAAACAGCAATCAAAGCAATGCACCAAGCACAAACCATGGAG GGTtgctcttctcccattgtgGTAAAATTTGCAGACACACAAAAGGACAAAGAGCAAAAACGAATTGCTCAGCAACTCCAGCAACAAATGCAACAGATCAGTGCTGCCTCAGTATGGGGAAACCTGGCTGGTCTCAACACACTTGGACCCCAATACTTAGCA CTCCTTCAGCAGACAGCAGCTGCCTCATCTGGAAACCTGAACACATTGAGCAGCCTCCACCCAATGGGAG GACTGAATGCGATGCAGTTGCAGAACCTGGCTGCATTAGCAGCTGCAGCCAGTGCAGCTCAGAATACACCAAGTGGCACCGCTGCACTCACTTCCTCCAGCAGTCCCCTGAGTGTGCTCACCAGCTCAG CAGGTTCTTCACCTAGCTCCAGTAGCAGCTCCTCTGTTAATCCCATGGCTTCTCTTGGAGCACTGCAGACACTGGCAGGGGCTACAGCAGGCCTGAATGTTAGCTCTCTAGCAG GAATGGCAGCCTTAAATGGAGGACTTGGCAGTGGTGGTCTCTCAAATGGGACAGGTAGCACAATGGAAGCCCTCACGCAGGCTTATTCTGGAATCCAGCaatatgctgctgctgcattgcCCACGCTCTATAACCAGAGTCTCTTAACACAACAAAGTATTGGTGCAGCAGGAAGTCAAAAAGAAG GTCCAGAGGGAGCCAATCTGTTTATCTACCATCTCCCCCAGGAGTTTGGGGATCAGGATCTTCTTCAGATGTTCATGCCATTTGGAAATGTCGTCTCTGCCAAGGTTTTCATTGATAAGCAGACCAATCTAAGCAAGTGTTTTG
- the CELF1 gene encoding CUGBP Elav-like family member 1 isoform X1 translates to MNGTLDHPDQPDLDAIKMFVGQVPRSWCEKDLRELFEQYGAVYEINVLRDRSQNPPQSKGCCFVTFYTRKAALEAQNALHNMKILPGMHHPIQMKPADSEKNNAVEDRKLFIGMISKKCNENDIRVMFSPFGQIEECRILRGPDGLSRGCAFVTFTTRAMAQTAIKAMHQAQTMEGCSSPIVVKFADTQKDKEQKRIAQQLQQQMQQISAASVWGNLAGLNTLGPQYLALYLQLLQQTAAASSGNLNTLSSLHPMGGLNAMQLQNLAALAAAASAAQNTPSGTAALTSSSSPLSVLTSSAGSSPSSSSSSSVNPMASLGALQTLAGATAGLNVSSLAGMAALNGGLGSGGLSNGTGSTMEALTQAYSGIQQYAAAALPTLYNQSLLTQQSIGAAGSQKEGPEGANLFIYHLPQEFGDQDLLQMFMPFGNVVSAKVFIDKQTNLSKCFGFVSYDNPVSAQAAIQSMNGFQIGMKRLKVQLKRSKNDSKPY, encoded by the exons atgaatggcaCACTGGATCACCCAGACCAACCTGATCTAGATGCTATCAAGATGTTTGTGGGTCAGGTCCCACGGAGCTGGTGTGAGAAAGATCTAAGAGAACTTTTTGAACAGTATGGTGCTGTCTATGAAATCAATGTCTTGCGGGACAGGAGCCAAAACCCCCCTCAAAGCAAAG GGTGCTGTTTTGTTACGTTTTATACCCGTAAAGCTGCACTAGAAGCACAGAATGCTCTTCACAACATGAAGATTCTCCCAGGG atgcACCATCCTATCCAGATGAAACCAGCTGACAGTGAAAAGAATAATG CAGTAGAAGATAGGAAGTTGTTTATTGGAATGATATCCAAGAAGTGCAATGAAAACGATATCCGAGTGATGTTCTCCCCCTTTGGGCAGATTGAAGAATGCAGGATATTACGGGGCCCCGATGGCCTGAGCCGAG GTTGTGCATTTGTGACTTTTACAACAAGAGCCATGGCACAAACAGCAATCAAAGCAATGCACCAAGCACAAACCATGGAG GGTtgctcttctcccattgtgGTAAAATTTGCAGACACACAAAAGGACAAAGAGCAAAAACGAATTGCTCAGCAACTCCAGCAACAAATGCAACAGATCAGTGCTGCCTCAGTATGGGGAAACCTGGCTGGTCTCAACACACTTGGACCCCAATACTTAGCA CTTTATTTGCAGCTCCTTCAGCAGACAGCAGCTGCCTCATCTGGAAACCTGAACACATTGAGCAGCCTCCACCCAATGGGAG GACTGAATGCGATGCAGTTGCAGAACCTGGCTGCATTAGCAGCTGCAGCCAGTGCAGCTCAGAATACACCAAGTGGCACCGCTGCACTCACTTCCTCCAGCAGTCCCCTGAGTGTGCTCACCAGCTCAG CAGGTTCTTCACCTAGCTCCAGTAGCAGCTCCTCTGTTAATCCCATGGCTTCTCTTGGAGCACTGCAGACACTGGCAGGGGCTACAGCAGGCCTGAATGTTAGCTCTCTAGCAG GAATGGCAGCCTTAAATGGAGGACTTGGCAGTGGTGGTCTCTCAAATGGGACAGGTAGCACAATGGAAGCCCTCACGCAGGCTTATTCTGGAATCCAGCaatatgctgctgctgcattgcCCACGCTCTATAACCAGAGTCTCTTAACACAACAAAGTATTGGTGCAGCAGGAAGTCAAAAAGAAG GTCCAGAGGGAGCCAATCTGTTTATCTACCATCTCCCCCAGGAGTTTGGGGATCAGGATCTTCTTCAGATGTTCATGCCATTTGGAAATGTCGTCTCTGCCAAGGTTTTCATTGATAAGCAGACCAATCTAAGCAAGTGTTTTG
- the CELF1 gene encoding CUGBP Elav-like family member 1 isoform X7 produces MNGTLDHPDQPDLDAIKMFVGQVPRSWCEKDLRELFEQYGAVYEINVLRDRSQNPPQSKGCCFVTFYTRKAALEAQNALHNMKILPGMHHPIQMKPADSEKNNVEDRKLFIGMISKKCNENDIRVMFSPFGQIEECRILRGPDGLSRGCAFVTFTTRAMAQTAIKAMHQAQTMEGCSSPIVVKFADTQKDKEQKRIAQQLQQQMQQISAASVWGNLAGLNTLGPQYLALLQQTAAASSGNLNTLSSLHPMGGLNAMQLQNLAALAAAASAAQNTPSGTAALTSSSSPLSVLTSSAGSSPSSSSSSSVNPMASLGALQTLAGATAGLNVSSLAGMAALNGGLGSGGLSNGTGSTMEALTQAYSGIQQYAAAALPTLYNQSLLTQQSIGAAGSQKEGPEGANLFIYHLPQEFGDQDLLQMFMPFGNVVSAKVFIDKQTNLSKCFGFVSYDNPVSAQAAIQSMNGFQIGMKRLKVQLKRSKNDSKPY; encoded by the exons atgaatggcaCACTGGATCACCCAGACCAACCTGATCTAGATGCTATCAAGATGTTTGTGGGTCAGGTCCCACGGAGCTGGTGTGAGAAAGATCTAAGAGAACTTTTTGAACAGTATGGTGCTGTCTATGAAATCAATGTCTTGCGGGACAGGAGCCAAAACCCCCCTCAAAGCAAAG GGTGCTGTTTTGTTACGTTTTATACCCGTAAAGCTGCACTAGAAGCACAGAATGCTCTTCACAACATGAAGATTCTCCCAGGG atgcACCATCCTATCCAGATGAAACCAGCTGACAGTGAAAAGAATAATG TAGAAGATAGGAAGTTGTTTATTGGAATGATATCCAAGAAGTGCAATGAAAACGATATCCGAGTGATGTTCTCCCCCTTTGGGCAGATTGAAGAATGCAGGATATTACGGGGCCCCGATGGCCTGAGCCGAG GTTGTGCATTTGTGACTTTTACAACAAGAGCCATGGCACAAACAGCAATCAAAGCAATGCACCAAGCACAAACCATGGAG GGTtgctcttctcccattgtgGTAAAATTTGCAGACACACAAAAGGACAAAGAGCAAAAACGAATTGCTCAGCAACTCCAGCAACAAATGCAACAGATCAGTGCTGCCTCAGTATGGGGAAACCTGGCTGGTCTCAACACACTTGGACCCCAATACTTAGCA CTCCTTCAGCAGACAGCAGCTGCCTCATCTGGAAACCTGAACACATTGAGCAGCCTCCACCCAATGGGAG GACTGAATGCGATGCAGTTGCAGAACCTGGCTGCATTAGCAGCTGCAGCCAGTGCAGCTCAGAATACACCAAGTGGCACCGCTGCACTCACTTCCTCCAGCAGTCCCCTGAGTGTGCTCACCAGCTCAG CAGGTTCTTCACCTAGCTCCAGTAGCAGCTCCTCTGTTAATCCCATGGCTTCTCTTGGAGCACTGCAGACACTGGCAGGGGCTACAGCAGGCCTGAATGTTAGCTCTCTAGCAG GAATGGCAGCCTTAAATGGAGGACTTGGCAGTGGTGGTCTCTCAAATGGGACAGGTAGCACAATGGAAGCCCTCACGCAGGCTTATTCTGGAATCCAGCaatatgctgctgctgcattgcCCACGCTCTATAACCAGAGTCTCTTAACACAACAAAGTATTGGTGCAGCAGGAAGTCAAAAAGAAG GTCCAGAGGGAGCCAATCTGTTTATCTACCATCTCCCCCAGGAGTTTGGGGATCAGGATCTTCTTCAGATGTTCATGCCATTTGGAAATGTCGTCTCTGCCAAGGTTTTCATTGATAAGCAGACCAATCTAAGCAAGTGTTTTG
- the CELF1 gene encoding CUGBP Elav-like family member 1 isoform X8, translating to MNGTLDHPDQPDLDAIKMFVGQVPRSWCEKDLRELFEQYGAVYEINVLRDRSQNPPQSKGCCFVTFYTRKAALEAQNALHNMKILPGMHHPIQMKPADSEKNNVEDRKLFIGMISKKCNENDIRVMFSPFGQIEECRILRGPDGLSRGCAFVTFTTRAMAQTAIKAMHQAQTMEGCSSPIVVKFADTQKDKEQKRIAQQLQQQMQQISAASVWGNLAGLNTLGPQYLALLQQTAAASSGNLNTLSSLHPMGGLNAMQLQNLAALAAAASAAQNTPSGTAALTSSSSPLSVLTSSGSSPSSSSSSSVNPMASLGALQTLAGATAGLNVSSLAGMAALNGGLGSGGLSNGTGSTMEALTQAYSGIQQYAAAALPTLYNQSLLTQQSIGAAGSQKEGPEGANLFIYHLPQEFGDQDLLQMFMPFGNVVSAKVFIDKQTNLSKCFGFVSYDNPVSAQAAIQSMNGFQIGMKRLKVQLKRSKNDSKPY from the exons atgaatggcaCACTGGATCACCCAGACCAACCTGATCTAGATGCTATCAAGATGTTTGTGGGTCAGGTCCCACGGAGCTGGTGTGAGAAAGATCTAAGAGAACTTTTTGAACAGTATGGTGCTGTCTATGAAATCAATGTCTTGCGGGACAGGAGCCAAAACCCCCCTCAAAGCAAAG GGTGCTGTTTTGTTACGTTTTATACCCGTAAAGCTGCACTAGAAGCACAGAATGCTCTTCACAACATGAAGATTCTCCCAGGG atgcACCATCCTATCCAGATGAAACCAGCTGACAGTGAAAAGAATAATG TAGAAGATAGGAAGTTGTTTATTGGAATGATATCCAAGAAGTGCAATGAAAACGATATCCGAGTGATGTTCTCCCCCTTTGGGCAGATTGAAGAATGCAGGATATTACGGGGCCCCGATGGCCTGAGCCGAG GTTGTGCATTTGTGACTTTTACAACAAGAGCCATGGCACAAACAGCAATCAAAGCAATGCACCAAGCACAAACCATGGAG GGTtgctcttctcccattgtgGTAAAATTTGCAGACACACAAAAGGACAAAGAGCAAAAACGAATTGCTCAGCAACTCCAGCAACAAATGCAACAGATCAGTGCTGCCTCAGTATGGGGAAACCTGGCTGGTCTCAACACACTTGGACCCCAATACTTAGCA CTCCTTCAGCAGACAGCAGCTGCCTCATCTGGAAACCTGAACACATTGAGCAGCCTCCACCCAATGGGAG GACTGAATGCGATGCAGTTGCAGAACCTGGCTGCATTAGCAGCTGCAGCCAGTGCAGCTCAGAATACACCAAGTGGCACCGCTGCACTCACTTCCTCCAGCAGTCCCCTGAGTGTGCTCACCAGCTCAG GTTCTTCACCTAGCTCCAGTAGCAGCTCCTCTGTTAATCCCATGGCTTCTCTTGGAGCACTGCAGACACTGGCAGGGGCTACAGCAGGCCTGAATGTTAGCTCTCTAGCAG GAATGGCAGCCTTAAATGGAGGACTTGGCAGTGGTGGTCTCTCAAATGGGACAGGTAGCACAATGGAAGCCCTCACGCAGGCTTATTCTGGAATCCAGCaatatgctgctgctgcattgcCCACGCTCTATAACCAGAGTCTCTTAACACAACAAAGTATTGGTGCAGCAGGAAGTCAAAAAGAAG GTCCAGAGGGAGCCAATCTGTTTATCTACCATCTCCCCCAGGAGTTTGGGGATCAGGATCTTCTTCAGATGTTCATGCCATTTGGAAATGTCGTCTCTGCCAAGGTTTTCATTGATAAGCAGACCAATCTAAGCAAGTGTTTTG